In Vicinamibacterales bacterium, the sequence GCGTGTCGCCGGCGCCGTAGGCGAAGCCCGCGGTGTGACGCATGACGTCGCGCACGGTAATCGGGCGCGACGCTTGGCGGTAGATCGGCTGTCCGGCGGCGTCCTTCCCGGCGTAGACCTGCATCGAGGCGAACGCCGGCAGGTAGCGCGACAGCGGATCGTCGAGACCGAACTTGCCCTGCTCCCACAACTGCATCAGCGCCACGCCGGTCACCGGCTTGGTCATCGAATAGATCTGCGCGATCGCGTCGCGGCTCATCAGCCGTTTGGCCTCGCGGTCGGCAAATCCCGCCGATCCGAAATAGGCTTCCCGCCCGTCCTTCCAGACGAGGACGGCGGCGCCGGCGGTGCGGCCGTCGGCGACCATCGCCGAGAGCGCGCTGCCGATGCGCGCCGTGTCGAGAGCGAGTGGTGCGGCCGGCGATCCACTCTGGGCCGGCAGCGAAGCCGTCGAATAGAGCACGGCGAGGCACAGGAGCGACAGGAGCGGCCGGCGTGCTCGAAACGGTGGCGTCTGCGGAAGCATCGTAGAAGTCCTCTCCATGAATGTCGGAGAGTAAACCACAAATCGCGTGCGCTTACACGAACCAGGCGTAGACGCCGGCGCAGATGACGGTACCGACGGCCAGTATCCACATGCCGAGGGCGAGTCGCTTGTGAAGGAAGAAGACGAGCGTCAGGCCGGTCACCGACACGAGCATCATCAGCAGCGCCGACAGGTCGATCATCCACGCCCAGGCTTTGCCCGTGTCGCGCCCCTTGTGGAGATCGTTGACGACGGCGACGAGCCCCATGCGGGTTTCGGTGATGTCGTAGGCGCCCGTCTTGCGGTCGACGAATGCGTCGGCGGCATAGCCGGGTCCCTTGAACGTCACGTCGATCTGGTCGTCGTCGACGCGGATGTCGCTGACGTTGGCCTTGATGCCGTGAGCCGCGCGTATTTGCGCGGCGATCCGATCGCGGTCGACCGTCGCACCGGGGGCCACCGACGCTGCGTCGAGGCGGCCGGTGAACCGCGCCACCTTTGGCTGGCCGTTCAGCTTGTCCTGATGGTTGAGGGTGATCCCGGTCGCCGCGAAGAAGAACAGGATTGAGAAGCTGGCCATCGAGAGGTAGGTGTGAAGGACTCTCGACCAGTGCGCGATCAGCCGCCGGACGCGGTGCCCGCGCGAGCCCGAGGCGCGCCCAGGCGCCTGCGAATCGGCCACGCTACTTCGCTGCCTTGCGGTAGTCGAACGAGACCGGCCCGAGTTCGGATCCAGGCTGGAAATCGACGCGCTGCGGCTCGCCAGTGAATTTCATCTCCTGCCGGATCAGCTGATAGGTGCCGTGCTCGCGCACGCTCTCCAGGAACACGGTGTAGGTGCCGGCCTTGACGGGATTGCCGGCGTTGTCCTTGCCGTCCCACTTGATCGTGTATTTGCCGGGTGGGCGGGTTGCCACGCCGATGCTCCGCACGATCGAGGTGCGCTCGGACATGCTGCGCAGGCGATCGGCGCGATACCAGGCCTTCGACTCGGTCAGCCAGCGGTCCTCGTGGTACCAGAGCGCCAGCGTCCGCAGCGGGAACCGATCGGCGTCCTCGATCCAGAGGGCGATGAACGGCCGCTTCGCGGCGCCTGGCTGTGTCCGGATCTCGAAATCGACCGCGAGCTCCATGCTGGGATCCCACTCGCCTTTCGCCGGTGCCTGGACGGCGGGCGCCGCCGGGACGGGCGCGAAGCGACGGGCCGCAGCTTCGAGGGCGGACCAGCCCTGGCTGGCGACGCGGTGGCCGTCCGGCGTTACCAGCAGGTACTCGACGCCCGGCAGCGTCGCCGCCAGGGCGCGGCTCTCGTCCGGGGTCATCGCGGTGAACGCGGTCGCGAGCGCGCCGGCGTCCGTCGGGTTTTCGGCGACGACTGTCGCGCTGATCGCGTTCGCCGCCGGCAGGCCCGTCCGCGGATCGACGATGTGCGAGTAGTGGCGGCCGCCGATGTCGACGCCGCGGCGGTAGTCGCCGCTTGTCGCCACCGTGCGGTTCGAGACGAGAATCGTCGAGAGCGGCGCGCTGTTCTCGGCCGCGTCGCGCGGATTGGCGATGTCGATCGGTTCGGCGGCGCCGCCGCGCGTCAGGATGTCGCCGCCGATGTTGAGGACAATGCCGTGCAATCCGTCGATGCCGCGTGTGGCGTCGACCGCCTTGCTCATGATGTAGCTCTTGGTGAACGACGCGAAGACGAGCGGCGTGTTCGACAGGTGCGTGGCCGTGCCGGCGGCGCGATCGAGCGTCCAATGGGGCTGTCGCACGAGGCCGAGCGCCGTCGTGCGTTCGCGTTCGGTCGGCAGGCGCTGCTCCGACGCGGCCTTCGTCCAGACCGAGATGATCGCCTGGGCGGCGGGATCGATCACGCCGTGCGATCGGGAGCGCCACTGGTCGAAGAGGTCGAGGACGTCGAAGAGTTCCGGGGAGACGTGAACCGGACGGCCCTCGGTGGCCGTCCATCGGCTGACTTCGCTCGAGGGATCCCAGGAGGAGAGGATCTTCGCCTCGCGGGTGACTTCCGCGAGCACGGCCTGTTCGGCGCGGTCGGCAACGGCCCGGCTGGGGGCCTGGACGTGCAGTTCGAGCGAGGTGCCGAGGACGTTCTCGTAATTGGCAACGTAGGTATGGTCGACGGCGGCCCCGCCGGTATGGCCGACGGCGGCCCCGCCGCCCAGGGTCGTCGCCGCGGCCATCGCCGCAGCGGTCAGCGTCGAGCGAATCGTCATCGGAGCGCTCCCCGTCCTTCGCGTCCTTCACCCGACGGCATCAGCTCGTCTTCGGTGATCCGGCCGTCGTTGTTCTTGTCGAGGATCTTGAGCGCCGCCGTCGCGCCCGCGATCTCGTCCGCCGAAATCTCGCCGTTGCCGTCCTTGTCGAGAGCGGCTGCCGCTGGGTCGAAGCGGCCGAAGCCGCCGCGCCCGCGGCCGCGGCCGGCGGGAGGTGGCGCCACGGGCGCCGCAGCCTGATCGGCAGCGACCTTCTTCAGTTCGGCAGCGTCGAGCAGGCCGTCTCCGTTGGCGTCGCCGCGCTCGAAGAGGCCGGCCAGGCGTTGCGGGACCTCGGACTTCTGCAGCCGGCCGTCGTGGTTCGCGTCGTAGGACATGAGCACCGCGAACAGCTCGTCGGCCGTCGGACCGGGCGCCGGCGTCTGCGGCGGTTCATCGCCTTCGCCTTCGCGTCCGCGTCCGCGCTGCGGCGGCGGGGCACCGACTTCGTCCCGCGTCAGCTTGCCGTCGCCGTTCTTGTCGAGCGTGCGCAGCATCGCCGGCGCGTTCGCGAGCTCGGCCGCCGTGATGACGTGGTCGTGATCGACGTCGAGGACGCGGAGAATCGGGCTGGCCTCCATCATCGAGACCGGCGGCTGGGCCGGGGGCGATGGCTGCTGACCCGACTGGGCCGGCAGGCCAGCGACGAGGGCGAGCAGGCAGAAGGGCAGCAGAGCAATGGGTTGGGGCGTGTGCACAGACGCGTCCTTGTTGAATAGATGAGATAAGTCTCAGTCTTACGAGAATCGTATCTCCGACCATGTCGGTCGATCAATGCTTCAGTCGTGAAAATCGCGTGCCAGCCGTTTTCGCAGTCCGAGGAACATGATCGCGCCGGCCGCCTGGGCCGCCATCCCGAACGCAACCAGCGCAACCAGCGACGTCGCATACAGTACGCCCATGAGGGTGCTTCCCAGAAACCACATGATTCCGTAGACGCCGTTGAAAGTGCCGAACGCTGTCCCGCGTTTGTTCATCGAGACGACCTGGGCGATGCCGGCGCGCAGCGACGCGTCCTGCACGCCGAGGCCTGTGGCCCAGCAGGCGACGGCGGCCACGGCGCCGGTCTCTCCGCCGAAGAAGCCCAGCGGCAGCGCCAGGATCGAGATCGCCATGCCGACCGGGAGCACGACGATGCCGTGCTTGTCGAAGAGCCTGCCGAAGATGAACGCCGTCAGCCCGTTGATCGCCATCGCGCCCGAGTAGAGCAGCGGAATCGTCGCCGGCGCGAAGAGCCGCGTCTTCTCGAAATGCGCCCCGAGTACCGGAAAATCGATGAATCCCAGGGCCAGCAGTCCGGCGGCGGCGATGTAGGGCCAGAAGACGGACGGCAGCTGCGGCGGCGTCTTCACCGGTTTGGGGGTGGCCTGCACGGGACGGACGGCGTGGGCGGCGATGATCGACGTGAGCGCCAGCACCGCTGGAATCGCCAGCCACGCAAACGCCGGTCCGACGTGGCCGTAGCGCGTCGCGAGGATCGCCATCAGCAGCGGGCCCGCGCACGCGCCTGTCTGATCCATGACGGCGTGCACGCCGAAACCGAAGCCGTGTCCGACCTTGCCGGTCGCTTCCGACAGCAGCAGGTCGCGGGCGGGTCCACGCAACGCCTTGCCGGTGCGCTCGATGGTGATGAGCACGGCCGCTGCCTGCCAGGAGTGCACGAACGCCAGCGCCGGAATCGCCAGCACGTTCAGCGCGTAGCCCGCGATCGCGATCGTCCAGTAGGCCTGGGTGCGATCCGCCAGCCGACCGGAGAAGAAGCGGAGGCTTGCGGCGATCATCTCGCCGAAGCCCGAGATGAACGCGATCGCGGCCACGCTGGCGCCGAGATCGTCGAGCATCGGCCCGATGCTGCCGTGCGCTCCCTCGTAGGTCATGTCTGCGAACAGACTGACCAACCCGAAGCACAAAATGAAGCGGATCGCCCAGCTGCGATCGGCCGCCGAGACGGGCTCGTTCACGCTCCTAATCTACTAGGATGCCGAGCGTTTCGAGCACCGACAGCGTCCCGAGGACCAGGATCGCGACGGTCGCGACCCAGCGGATGACGCGGGGCTGGACGCGCTCGGCGATCCACATCCGCACGCCGGCGCCGAGCAAGCTCGCCAGCGCGCCCTTGGTGACCATGGCGCCGACCGCACCGAGCCAGACGGTAATGGCCGTCCGCCACACCGACTCGGCCGCCGTGGTCGCGGACCAGACGTACTTGGCCGCCATGCCGGCCGCGGTGACCTGGCCCACGTCTCCCCACTCCGAGAGCACGATCGTCGCGAAGGCCACCGCCGTGCCCCTGAGCACCCGCGAATCCTTGGCCTTCGGCTGCCGGATGTCCGGCTTGCGCCAGATGGTGAAGGCGACGCCGATGAAGCTGGCGCCGGTGACGGCGGCGACGAGCAGCCTGGGCAGCCGCGTGATCGCGGCCCCCACCGCCACCGCCACGCTCATTTTCACCATGAACGCGAGCGCCATGCCGACGATCACCGAGGCCGACCGGTACCGGGTCGCAAGAATACCGGTCGTGTACAGCAGCTTGTCCCCGACGATTTCCGCGATGAAGACGGCGCCGTAGGTAGTGAGAAAGAGACCGAAAAGGGAGGGCATCGGGGCGAAAATTACACGGCCCGTGATCTACTACCAGCAATAGTTAGTGACAAACTGGTGGCCCCTCCCGGGCTGGCAGCTCGGCGGGCGCCCCCGCCACCTCGAGCGCCTGCGTCTGTTCGTGCGCGTGATAGGACGACCGCACCAGCGGACCGGACTCGACGTGGCCGAAGCCCAGCTCGAGGCCGATCTGCTTCAGCTCGGCGAATTCCTGAGGCGTGTAATAGCGGACCATCGGCAGGTTGGCGAGCGACGGCCGCAGGTACTGGCCGATCGTGACGATGCGGACGCCGGCCTCGCGCAGATCGCGGAGCGTCTGCACCACTTCGTCCCACTCTTCGCCCAAACCGACCATCAGTCCGGACTTCGTCGGGATCGCCGGCGCGATCTCGTGCGCGCTGCGCAGGACGCCGAGCGCGCGCGAGTAGCGGCCGCCGGGACGGGCCGTCCGGTACAGCCGAGGCACAGTCTCGATGTTGTGGTTGAGAACGTCGGGCCGCGCGTCGAGCACGGCCTGGAGCGCCGCCCGATCGCCCTGGAAATCCGGGATCAGCACCTCGAGGCGGCACGACGGAATGCGGGCGCGCGTCTCGATGATCGTGCGCGCGAAATGCGACGCGCCGAAATCGGGCAGGTCGTCACGGTCGACCGAGGTGACGACGACGTAGTCGAGCGCGAGCGTCTGGATCGCGCTGGCGACCTTGACTG encodes:
- a CDS encoding PepSY-associated TM helix domain-containing protein, whose translation is MADSQAPGRASGSRGHRVRRLIAHWSRVLHTYLSMASFSILFFFAATGITLNHQDKLNGQPKVARFTGRLDAASVAPGATVDRDRIAAQIRAAHGIKANVSDIRVDDDQIDVTFKGPGYAADAFVDRKTGAYDITETRMGLVAVVNDLHKGRDTGKAWAWMIDLSALLMMLVSVTGLTLVFFLHKRLALGMWILAVGTVICAGVYAWFV
- a CDS encoding DUF2271 domain-containing protein, which translates into the protein MTIRSTLTAAAMAAATTLGGGAAVGHTGGAAVDHTYVANYENVLGTSLELHVQAPSRAVADRAEQAVLAEVTREAKILSSWDPSSEVSRWTATEGRPVHVSPELFDVLDLFDQWRSRSHGVIDPAAQAIISVWTKAASEQRLPTERERTTALGLVRQPHWTLDRAAGTATHLSNTPLVFASFTKSYIMSKAVDATRGIDGLHGIVLNIGGDILTRGGAAEPIDIANPRDAAENSAPLSTILVSNRTVATSGDYRRGVDIGGRHYSHIVDPRTGLPAANAISATVVAENPTDAGALATAFTAMTPDESRALAATLPGVEYLLVTPDGHRVASQGWSALEAAARRFAPVPAAPAVQAPAKGEWDPSMELAVDFEIRTQPGAAKRPFIALWIEDADRFPLRTLALWYHEDRWLTESKAWYRADRLRSMSERTSIVRSIGVATRPPGKYTIKWDGKDNAGNPVKAGTYTVFLESVREHGTYQLIRQEMKFTGEPQRVDFQPGSELGPVSFDYRKAAK
- a CDS encoding MFS transporter gives rise to the protein MNEPVSAADRSWAIRFILCFGLVSLFADMTYEGAHGSIGPMLDDLGASVAAIAFISGFGEMIAASLRFFSGRLADRTQAYWTIAIAGYALNVLAIPALAFVHSWQAAAVLITIERTGKALRGPARDLLLSEATGKVGHGFGFGVHAVMDQTGACAGPLLMAILATRYGHVGPAFAWLAIPAVLALTSIIAAHAVRPVQATPKPVKTPPQLPSVFWPYIAAAGLLALGFIDFPVLGAHFEKTRLFAPATIPLLYSGAMAINGLTAFIFGRLFDKHGIVVLPVGMAISILALPLGFFGGETGAVAAVACWATGLGVQDASLRAGIAQVVSMNKRGTAFGTFNGVYGIMWFLGSTLMGVLYATSLVALVAFGMAAQAAGAIMFLGLRKRLARDFHD
- a CDS encoding TMEM165/GDT1 family protein, which codes for MPSLFGLFLTTYGAVFIAEIVGDKLLYTTGILATRYRSASVIVGMALAFMVKMSVAVAVGAAITRLPRLLVAAVTGASFIGVAFTIWRKPDIRQPKAKDSRVLRGTAVAFATIVLSEWGDVGQVTAAGMAAKYVWSATTAAESVWRTAITVWLGAVGAMVTKGALASLLGAGVRMWIAERVQPRVIRWVATVAILVLGTLSVLETLGILVD
- the lipA gene encoding lipoyl synthase; the encoded protein is MRGRRKRAEELPRLPKPEWLKVRAPGSENYHRLKGLMRGLGLHTVCEEANCPNIGECWHHGTATFMILGHTCTRSCGYCNVTHGTPLAADEQEPVKVASAIQTLALDYVVVTSVDRDDLPDFGASHFARTIIETRARIPSCRLEVLIPDFQGDRAALQAVLDARPDVLNHNIETVPRLYRTARPGGRYSRALGVLRSAHEIAPAIPTKSGLMVGLGEEWDEVVQTLRDLREAGVRIVTIGQYLRPSLANLPMVRYYTPQEFAELKQIGLELGFGHVESGPLVRSSYHAHEQTQALEVAGAPAELPAREGPPVCH